In Algihabitans albus, the following are encoded in one genomic region:
- a CDS encoding LysR substrate-binding domain-containing protein, which yields MRTDRILPFLRAFDAVARLGYVRSAAVELNLTPGAISHQIKTLEQNLGVDLFVRDRRRLALSVHGQAFQHTAAKMLRELERGLEAISPLREADPQKTLAISAASGFAHIWLAPRLLDIADQIGLPSFESQIAREMNQIDWRKTDIAVVYDNPPWPGYFWEPLPNLSLSPLCSPALLHALPLKHPRDIRQHRLLHEDSGGEWQRWLNAAKITEPAPRNAYFNRLTMAFNAAVTGHGVALVSDFLASQYLRSGQLVRAFDISIPAAKRYYVVVVESRRHEPLIARTMELLLALERG from the coding sequence ATGCGGACCGATCGCATTCTCCCCTTCTTGCGTGCCTTCGATGCCGTTGCGCGCCTCGGCTACGTGCGCTCCGCCGCCGTCGAGCTGAACCTCACACCCGGCGCGATCAGCCATCAGATCAAGACGCTCGAGCAAAACCTGGGCGTGGACCTGTTCGTGCGCGACCGTCGGCGTCTCGCCCTATCGGTTCATGGGCAGGCCTTCCAGCACACTGCAGCGAAGATGCTGCGCGAACTTGAACGGGGACTCGAGGCGATCTCGCCCCTGCGCGAGGCCGACCCGCAGAAGACATTGGCGATTTCCGCCGCGTCCGGGTTCGCTCACATCTGGCTCGCACCGCGCCTGCTCGACATCGCGGATCAGATCGGTCTTCCGTCCTTCGAAAGCCAGATCGCGCGCGAGATGAACCAGATCGACTGGCGCAAGACCGACATCGCCGTCGTCTACGACAATCCACCCTGGCCCGGCTATTTCTGGGAGCCTCTGCCCAACCTGTCGCTGAGCCCGCTCTGTAGCCCGGCGCTTCTGCACGCCCTTCCTCTGAAGCATCCCCGTGACATCCGTCAGCATCGCCTGCTGCACGAGGACTCCGGCGGCGAGTGGCAACGCTGGCTTAACGCCGCCAAGATCACGGAGCCCGCCCCCCGCAACGCCTACTTCAACCGCCTTACCATGGCCTTCAACGCCGCCGTGACAGGACATGGAGTGGCCCTGGTTTCCGACTTCCTGGCCAGCCAGTACCTACGATCCGGACAGCTCGTGCGCGCCTTCGATATCTCCATTCCGGCGGCCAAGCGATACTACGTGGTCGTGGTCGAAAGCCGCCGACATGAGCCCCTCATTGCCCGCACCATGGAACTGCTTCTGGCACTCGAACGCGGCTGA